The Peribacillus sp. FSL P2-0133 genome has a segment encoding these proteins:
- a CDS encoding DUF1805 domain-containing protein, which produces MINMIPIILDNHTFLAISVRLPKTNLLAIASEKGYIMCGALDVGLLNDKLRDRKILAGRATGVKSIEELLEAPLESVTWEAVEKGIHPGMIGKEALIKMI; this is translated from the coding sequence TTGATTAACATGATACCAATAATTCTTGATAATCATACATTCCTAGCCATTTCTGTCCGACTTCCCAAAACGAATTTACTTGCTATCGCGTCCGAAAAAGGGTATATAATGTGCGGTGCGTTAGATGTTGGACTGCTGAATGATAAATTGAGAGATCGTAAAATCCTTGCAGGAAGGGCCACAGGAGTTAAATCGATTGAAGAACTATTGGAAGCGCCGCTTGAATCAGTTACCTGGGAGGCTGTGGAAAAGGGCATTCATCCAGGAATGATTGGTAAAGAGGCATTAATCAAAATGATTTGA
- a CDS encoding bifunctional UDP-sugar hydrolase/5'-nucleotidase encodes MSEIIHLYHTNDLHSHFENWPRIDKFLKERRQLHQETGEEAIILDIGDHVDRWHPYTEGTLGKGNIELLNEAGYQYVTIGNNEGITLPHDALDSLYDRAKFKVLAANVYYGDYERPEWALPYWIHTTVKGTKIAMIGLTAFFQKFYSAMGWEISEPFVELKAQLEKVKTEADVIIILSHLGIHDDERMAEDFPEIDIILGAHTHHILHQGKLINDTLLCGAGKYGFYVGQVEMTVNQEKKVSHKSAILYDTNDFLELENERSWIEEIYQAGGEMLKQVVVDLPEALDNDWFKGSPLTELLGDALREWTQADCSFLNAGLLLEGLPKGPVTKGDIHRICPHPINPCVVEVNGNELKEILMQSRNEEWPHIQVKGFGFRGRIMGVMHYDQIEFNEMENGIVKGILIKGEKLQTDKSYKLAIPDMFTFGHFFPSIQRSNRKEYLLPEFLRDILLWKLEKIYANTKL; translated from the coding sequence ATGTCAGAAATCATTCATTTGTATCACACCAATGATCTCCATAGTCATTTTGAGAATTGGCCTCGTATTGATAAGTTTCTTAAAGAAAGAAGACAACTTCATCAAGAAACGGGAGAAGAAGCGATCATACTGGATATAGGCGATCATGTGGACCGCTGGCATCCATATACGGAAGGTACTTTGGGTAAAGGAAATATTGAACTGCTTAATGAAGCGGGCTACCAATATGTGACCATCGGCAATAATGAAGGGATCACTTTACCTCATGATGCGTTAGACTCCTTATATGATCGTGCAAAGTTCAAGGTCTTGGCAGCCAATGTTTATTACGGTGATTATGAAAGGCCGGAATGGGCGCTGCCATATTGGATACATACGACGGTAAAAGGCACCAAAATTGCCATGATAGGTTTGACAGCCTTTTTTCAAAAGTTTTATTCTGCGATGGGCTGGGAAATATCAGAACCATTCGTGGAGTTAAAGGCACAGCTCGAAAAGGTCAAAACAGAGGCGGATGTAATCATCATCCTTTCCCACCTGGGCATCCATGATGATGAGAGGATGGCAGAGGATTTTCCGGAGATTGACATCATACTTGGTGCGCATACCCACCACATCCTCCACCAAGGTAAATTGATCAATGATACACTCCTTTGCGGTGCAGGGAAATATGGTTTCTATGTTGGACAGGTGGAAATGACCGTCAATCAGGAAAAGAAAGTTAGCCATAAGAGTGCCATTCTTTATGATACCAATGACTTTTTGGAATTGGAGAATGAACGGTCATGGATTGAAGAGATATACCAGGCTGGAGGGGAAATGCTAAAACAGGTTGTAGTGGATTTACCCGAAGCACTGGATAATGATTGGTTCAAAGGAAGTCCTTTGACTGAACTCCTTGGGGATGCCCTAAGGGAGTGGACTCAGGCGGATTGTTCCTTTTTGAATGCCGGTCTTCTGCTCGAAGGGCTGCCAAAGGGACCTGTCACAAAAGGGGATATTCACAGAATCTGTCCACATCCCATCAATCCTTGCGTCGTTGAAGTTAATGGGAATGAATTAAAAGAAATCTTAATGCAATCGAGAAATGAGGAGTGGCCTCATATTCAGGTGAAAGGTTTCGGTTTCCGCGGAAGAATCATGGGAGTCATGCATTATGATCAAATTGAATTTAACGAAATGGAGAATGGAATCGTAAAAGGGATACTTATAAAAGGGGAGAAACTGCAAACGGATAAGTCCTATAAACTGGCAATACCTGATATGTTCACGTTTGGGCACTTCTTTCCAAGTATCCAGCGCTCCAATCGCAAGGAATACTTACTACCGGAATTCTTACGGGATATCCTTTTATGGAAGCTGGAAAAAATATACGCAAACACCAAACTCTAA
- a CDS encoding sulfite exporter TauE/SafE family protein, which translates to MVWLVLVGIGLLAGAIGALVGLGGGIIIVPSLLYLGTSTNIIDELTPQVAVGVSTVIMIFTGLSSTLSYLKHKVVDYKAGLIFFIGSAPGGIIGANVNKNLNAEAFSLYFGIFMVFMAIVLLVKNRLKPMLFKPGKGKIVKTYKTENGHSFSYGYHPLLAVLISFVVGFSSGLFGIGGGALMVPVMMLLFFFPPHMAVATSMFMVFLSSITNSITHISLGNVNWPYAFALIPGAWFGAKFGAFINTRLKSASLENMLKIVLIIIGLRLIYQGITG; encoded by the coding sequence ATGGTATGGTTAGTATTAGTTGGTATTGGATTATTAGCGGGAGCAATCGGCGCTCTTGTCGGTCTGGGCGGCGGCATCATCATTGTGCCTTCTCTTTTATATTTAGGTACATCTACGAATATTATCGATGAGCTGACTCCTCAGGTCGCCGTAGGTGTTTCAACCGTAATCATGATTTTTACCGGCTTATCTTCTACTTTATCTTATTTAAAACATAAAGTGGTGGATTATAAGGCCGGCTTAATCTTTTTTATTGGCAGTGCACCTGGTGGAATAATAGGGGCTAATGTGAATAAAAACCTTAACGCCGAAGCTTTTTCATTGTACTTTGGAATTTTCATGGTTTTCATGGCTATCGTGTTATTAGTGAAAAATCGTTTGAAGCCAATGCTTTTCAAGCCTGGAAAAGGGAAAATAGTGAAGACGTATAAAACAGAAAATGGACATTCATTTTCCTATGGTTACCACCCCCTGTTGGCTGTATTGATTTCTTTTGTCGTGGGATTCAGCTCCGGGTTATTTGGAATTGGCGGTGGGGCCTTAATGGTTCCCGTCATGATGCTTCTATTCTTCTTCCCTCCGCATATGGCTGTTGCGACTTCGATGTTTATGGTATTTCTATCTTCCATCACTAATTCGATTACGCATATTTCTCTTGGGAATGTAAATTGGCCATATGCTTTTGCCCTGATTCCGGGTGCTTGGTTCGGTGCTAAATTTGGCGCATTCATCAATACGCGCCTAAAGAGTGCATCGCTGGAAAATATGTTGAAAATAGTGCTGATAATCATTGGTTTACGTCTTATATATCAAGGTATTACAGGATAA